A single window of Castor canadensis chromosome 3, mCasCan1.hap1v2, whole genome shotgun sequence DNA harbors:
- the LOC109688392 gene encoding acyl-coenzyme A thioesterase 1-like isoform X1 translates to MGLKLSRTLWVDSATEHSGSGMAATLTVEPAGRCCWDEPVRIAVRGLAPEQPVTLRASLRDEKGARFRAHARYRADAAGHLDLARAPALGGSFAGLEPMGLLWALEPDRPFWRLVKRDVQTPFVVELEVLDGHEPDGGRLLARAEHERHFMSPGVRRVPVRAGRVRATLFLPPGPGPFPGIMDLFGVGGGLMEYRASLLAGKGFAVMALAYYNYDDLPKDMDILHLEYFEEAVNYLLNHPQVKGPGIGLLGISRGGQLCLTMATFLKGITAAVIINGSVANVGGTLCYKDETLPPLSTNSKVLKRTKDGILDIVDALNSPLEGPDQKSFIPVERSDTTFLFLVGQDDHNWKSEFYANEASKRLQAHGKAKPQIICYPETGHSIEPPYFPFFRAAMHNIWHSHVIFGGKPKPHAMAQVDAWKQLQTFFHKHLGGEAGTVSAKL, encoded by the exons ATGGGTCTGAAACTCTCGCGCACCCTCTGGGTCGATTCGGCCACGGAGCACTCGGGGTCCGGCATGGCCGCCACGCTGACTGTGGAGCCCGCGGGCCGCTGCTGCTGGGACGAGCCCGTGCGCATCGCCGTGCGCGGCCTGGCCCCCGAGCAGCCCGTCACGCTGCGCGCGTCCCTGCGCGACGAGAAGGGCGCGCGCTTCCGGGCCCACGCGCGCTACCGCGCAGACGCCGCCGGCCACCTCGACCTGGCGCGCGCGCCCGCGCTGGGCGGCAGCTTCGCGGGGCTCGAGCCCATGGGGCTCCTCTGGGCCCTGGAGCCCGACAGGCCGTTCTGGCGCCTGGTCAAGCGGGACGTGCAGACGCCCTTCGTCGTGGAGCTGGAGGTGCTGGACGGCCACGAGCCCGACGGCGGGCGGCTGCTGGCCCGGGCGGAGCACGAGCGCCACTTCATGTCGCCAGGGGTGCGGCGGGTGCCGGTGCGCGCGGGCCGGGTGCGGGCCACGCTCTTCCTGCCGCCAG GACCTGGACCCTTTCCTGGGATTATGGACCTTTTTGGAGTTGGAGGAGGCCTCATGGAGTATCGAGCAAGTCTGCTGGCAGGGAAGGGTTTTGCTGTGATGGCTCTGGCTTATTACAACTATGATGACCTCCCCAAGGACATGGACATCCTCCACCTGGAGTACTTTGAAGAAGCTGTGAACTACCTGCTCAATCACCCTCAG GTAAAAGGTCCAGGAATTGGGCTGCTTGGAATTTCCAGAGGGGGTCAACTCTGCCTGACCATGGCTACTTTCCTGAAGGGCATCACAGCTGCTGTCATTATCAATGGCTCTGTGGCCAATGTTGGAGGAACCTTGTGCTACAAAGACGAGACCCTGCCCCCTTTGAGCACTAACAGCAAAGTACTCAAGAGAACCAAGGATGGCATTTTGGACATTGTGGATGCCCTGAACAGCCCTTTGGAGGGACCTGACCAGAAGAGTTTCATTCCTGTGGAAAGGTCTGACACCACCTTCCTGTTCCTTGTAGGTCAGGATGACCACAACTGGAAGAGTGAGTTCTATGCTAATGAGGCCTCTAAACGCTTACAGGCCCATGGAAAGGCAAAGCCCCAGATCATCTGTTACCCCGAGACTGGACACAGTATTGAACCCCCTTACTTCCCCTTTTTCAGGGCTGCCATGCATAACATCTGGCACAGTCATGTCATCTTTGGAGGAAAGCCCAAGCCTCATGCCATGGCCCAGGTGGATGCGTGGAAGCAGCTCCAGACTTTTTTCCACAAACACTTGGGTGGTGAAGCAGGGACAGTCTCTGCaaaattgtaa
- the LOC109688391 gene encoding acyl-coenzyme A thioesterase 6-like, protein MGLKLSRTLWVDSATEHSGSGMAPTLTVEPAGRCCWDEPVRIAVRGLAPEQPVTLRASLRDEKGARFRAHARYRADAAGHLDLARAPALGGSFAGLEPMGLLWALEPDRPFWRLVKRDVQTPFVVELEVLDGHEPDGGRLLARAEHERHFMSPGVRRVPVRAGRVRATLFLPPGEECFPGIIDMFGTGGGLCEYRASLLAGHGFAVLALAYFRFEDLPENLGDVSLEYFEEAVDFLLQHPKVKGPSIGLLGFSKGGDLCLSMASFLKNITATVLINSCVTNTIVPLHYKDMIIPNLDTDPRKLKITESGLLSFVDIWKNPLEEPNNQSLIPLEKAQGPFLFIVGMDDHNWKSEFYAQIASKRLQAHGKDRPQIIYYPDTGHYIDPPYFPPSRVAVHALLDKAVFYGGEPKAHSRAQVDAWQQIQTFFQKHLNGKKCVKQSKI, encoded by the exons ATGGGTCTGAAACTCTCGCGCACCCTCTGGGTCGATTCGGCCACGGAGCACTCGGGGTCCGGCATGGCCCCCACGCTGACTGTGGAGCCCGCGGGCCGCTGCTGCTGGGACGAGCCCGTGCGCATCGCCGTGCGCGGCCTGGCCCCCGAGCAGCCCGTCACGCTGCGCGCGTCCCTGCGCGACGAGAAGGGCGCGCGCTTCCGGGCCCACGCGCGCTACCGCGCAGACGCCGCCGGCCACCTCGACCTGGCGCGCGCGCCCGCGCTGGGCGGCAGCTTCGCGGGGCTCGAGCCCATGGGGCTCCTCTGGGCCCTGGAGCCCGACAGGCCGTTCTGGCGCCTGGTCAAGCGGGACGTGCAGACGCCCTTCGTCGTGGAGCTGGAGGTGCTGGACGGCCACGAGCCCGACGGCGGGCGGCTGCTGGCCCGGGCGGAGCACGAGCGCCACTTCATGTCGCCAGGGGTGCGGCGGGTGCCGGTGCGCGCGGGCCGGGTGCGGGCCACGCTCTTCCTGCCGCCAG GCGAAGAGTGCTTCCCCGGGATCATTGATATGTTTGGGACTGGTGGTGGCCTTTGTGAATACAGAGCCAGCCTCCTGGCTGGACATGGTTTTGCTGTACTTGCTTTGGCTTACTTCAGATTTGAAGACCTCCCTGAGAATTTAGGTGATGTGAGCCTGGAGTACTTTGAAGAAGCTGTGGACTTTCTGCTGCAGCATCCAAAG GTGAAAGGCCCTAGCATTGGGCTTCTTGGTTTCTCCAAAGGAGGTGACCTATGTCTCTCAATGGCTTCTTTCTTGAAGAACATCACGGCCACTGTACTTATCAATTCCTGTGTGACCAACACAATAGTTCCACTGCATTATAAGGATATGATTATTCCTAATCTTGACACTGACCCAAGGAAACTAAAAATTACTGAGTCAGGCCTTTTGAGTTTTGTGGATATTTGGAAGAACCCACTGGAGGAACCCAACAACCAAAGTCTTATTCCACTGGAGAAGGCCCAGGGGCCTTTCCTGTTTATTGTTGGCATGGATGATCATAACTGGAAGAGTGAATTCTATGCTCAGATAGCCTCTAAACGGTTACAAGCCCATGGGAAAGACAGACCCCAGATAATCTACTATCCAGACACTGGTCATTATATTGACCCACCTTATTTTCCTCCCTCTAGAGTTGCTGTGCATGCACTGTTGGATAAAGCAGTATTCTATGGAGGTGAGCCAAAGGCTCACTCAAGAGCACAGGTGGATGCCTGGCAACAAATTCAAACTTTCTTCCAGAAACATCTCAATGGTAAAAAATGTGTGAAGCAAAGCAAAATATAA
- the LOC109688392 gene encoding acyl-coenzyme A thioesterase 1-like isoform X2, with amino-acid sequence MGLKLSRTLWVDSATEHSGSGMAATLTVEPAGRCCWDEPVRIAVRGLAPEQPVTLRASLRDEKGARFRAHARYRADAAGHLDLARAPALGGSFAGLEPMGLLWALEPDRPFWRLVKRDVQTPFVVELEVLDGHEPDGGRLLARAEHERHFMSPGVRRVPVRAGRVRATLFLPPGPGPFPGIMDLFGVGGGLMEYRASLLAGKGFAVMALAYYNYDDLPKDMDILHLEYFEEAVNYLLNHPQVKGPGIGLLGISRGGQLCLTMATFLKGITAAVIINGSVANVGGTLCYKDETLPPLSTNSKVRMTTTGRVSSMLMRPLNAYRPMERQSPRSSVTPRLDTVLNPLTSPFSGLPCITSGTVMSSLEESPSLMPWPRWMRGSSSRLFSTNTWVVKQGQSLQNCNFCLIKW; translated from the exons ATGGGTCTGAAACTCTCGCGCACCCTCTGGGTCGATTCGGCCACGGAGCACTCGGGGTCCGGCATGGCCGCCACGCTGACTGTGGAGCCCGCGGGCCGCTGCTGCTGGGACGAGCCCGTGCGCATCGCCGTGCGCGGCCTGGCCCCCGAGCAGCCCGTCACGCTGCGCGCGTCCCTGCGCGACGAGAAGGGCGCGCGCTTCCGGGCCCACGCGCGCTACCGCGCAGACGCCGCCGGCCACCTCGACCTGGCGCGCGCGCCCGCGCTGGGCGGCAGCTTCGCGGGGCTCGAGCCCATGGGGCTCCTCTGGGCCCTGGAGCCCGACAGGCCGTTCTGGCGCCTGGTCAAGCGGGACGTGCAGACGCCCTTCGTCGTGGAGCTGGAGGTGCTGGACGGCCACGAGCCCGACGGCGGGCGGCTGCTGGCCCGGGCGGAGCACGAGCGCCACTTCATGTCGCCAGGGGTGCGGCGGGTGCCGGTGCGCGCGGGCCGGGTGCGGGCCACGCTCTTCCTGCCGCCAG GACCTGGACCCTTTCCTGGGATTATGGACCTTTTTGGAGTTGGAGGAGGCCTCATGGAGTATCGAGCAAGTCTGCTGGCAGGGAAGGGTTTTGCTGTGATGGCTCTGGCTTATTACAACTATGATGACCTCCCCAAGGACATGGACATCCTCCACCTGGAGTACTTTGAAGAAGCTGTGAACTACCTGCTCAATCACCCTCAG GTAAAAGGTCCAGGAATTGGGCTGCTTGGAATTTCCAGAGGGGGTCAACTCTGCCTGACCATGGCTACTTTCCTGAAGGGCATCACAGCTGCTGTCATTATCAATGGCTCTGTGGCCAATGTTGGAGGAACCTTGTGCTACAAAGACGAGACCCTGCCCCCTTTGAGCACTAACAGCAAA GTCAGGATGACCACAACTGGAAGAGTGAGTTCTATGCTAATGAGGCCTCTAAACGCTTACAGGCCCATGGAAAGGCAAAGCCCCAGATCATCTGTTACCCCGAGACTGGACACAGTATTGAACCCCCTTACTTCCCCTTTTTCAGGGCTGCCATGCATAACATCTGGCACAGTCATGTCATCTTTGGAGGAAAGCCCAAGCCTCATGCCATGGCCCAGGTGGATGCGTGGAAGCAGCTCCAGACTTTTTTCCACAAACACTTGGGTGGTGAAGCAGGGACAGTCTCTGCaaaattgtaatttttgtttgattaagtGGTGA